One genomic window of Niveibacterium sp. SC-1 includes the following:
- a CDS encoding GlsB/YeaQ/YmgE family stress response membrane protein, translating into MGWLWTILIGLIVGVIARFLKPGDDSMGWIMTIVLGIAGSLLATFVGQSMGWYMAGQSAGWIASVVGAIILLVIYGLIRKRT; encoded by the coding sequence ATGGGCTGGCTGTGGACGATTCTGATCGGTCTCATCGTGGGCGTCATCGCCCGATTCCTGAAGCCCGGCGACGACAGCATGGGCTGGATCATGACCATCGTGCTGGGGATCGCCGGCTCTTTGCTCGCGACCTTCGTGGGGCAGAGCATGGGCTGGTACATGGCCGGGCAGAGCGCCGGCTGGATCGCCTCCGTGGTGGGCGCGATCATCCTGCTGGTGATCTACGGTCTGATCCGGAAACGCACCTGA
- a CDS encoding TonB-dependent receptor: MHPFFRLTPVAAALACSGFSTRADEPRTLPTVEVSATRELSTTLPSADAAREELSRVPGGTAVQEMAPVREGRVSTVADTFAFTPGVFAASRFGAEESRLSIRGSGLQRTFHMRGIALLQDGVPLNLADGSGDFQAVEPLASRYVEVWRGANALQYGAANLGGAVNFVSRSGRDEPGFRLRGEAGSYGYLRAQADYAAASEQLDGVASLSEFHLEGFRAHSRQETQRFFGNLGWRISGQTESRFFATLAKTDSELPGALTRAEMSRDPRQADPAAVKGDQHRNFDLARLANLTSVSLGDSRSLEAGVFYAYKSLFHPIYQVLEQRSGDMGASLRYVDDRAWSGRDNRLVLGTTLQRGQIDDDRFLNVSGNKGARSGESEQTATTNAVFGEIQHAFLPDTRAIIGGQYAWADRRLKDLYLADRVDNSFDADYSHFSPKVGVLHELTPAVQLYANWSRSFEPPSFGELAGGPNITQVDAQRASTLEVGSRGHWQGAGLALDWDASLYAARVRDELLSLSDANGNPLGTVNADRTQHEGLELGLEARLAEHWRLRAKLLANRFRFDDDPVYGNKRLAGIPDRSGSLELLYTGVAGLYAGPVLQGASGSWVDHANTLRASGYGLLGFKLGQRPEKGLAWFVEGRNLLDRTYVATTGVMADAKGMDQRQFYPGDGVAWYAGLEYPF, from the coding sequence ATGCATCCGTTTTTCCGTTTGACCCCGGTCGCTGCCGCGCTTGCCTGCAGCGGCTTCTCCACGCGCGCCGACGAGCCGCGCACCCTGCCTACCGTCGAGGTCTCCGCCACACGCGAGTTGTCGACAACCTTGCCCAGCGCGGACGCGGCGCGCGAGGAACTCTCGCGCGTGCCCGGCGGCACGGCCGTGCAAGAAATGGCCCCGGTGCGCGAAGGCCGCGTCAGCACCGTGGCCGACACCTTTGCCTTCACCCCCGGCGTGTTTGCCGCATCGCGCTTTGGCGCCGAGGAGTCGCGCCTGTCCATCCGTGGTTCCGGCCTGCAGCGGACTTTCCACATGCGTGGCATTGCCCTGCTCCAGGACGGTGTACCACTCAATCTTGCCGACGGCAGCGGCGACTTCCAGGCCGTCGAGCCGCTCGCGAGTCGCTACGTCGAGGTCTGGCGCGGCGCCAACGCCTTGCAGTACGGTGCGGCGAATCTGGGCGGTGCGGTGAACTTCGTCAGCCGGTCCGGTCGTGACGAGCCGGGATTCCGCCTGCGCGGCGAGGCGGGCAGCTATGGCTATCTGCGTGCCCAGGCGGACTATGCGGCTGCCTCCGAGCAACTGGATGGCGTGGCATCGCTCAGCGAGTTCCACCTCGAAGGTTTCCGTGCGCATTCCCGGCAGGAGACCCAGCGTTTCTTCGGCAACCTGGGCTGGCGGATTTCCGGGCAGACCGAAAGCCGCTTCTTCGCGACGCTGGCGAAGACGGACTCGGAATTGCCCGGCGCGCTGACCCGTGCGGAGATGAGTCGCGATCCACGCCAGGCCGACCCGGCTGCGGTGAAAGGCGACCAGCACCGGAATTTCGATCTCGCCCGGCTGGCGAACCTGACCAGCGTCTCCCTTGGGGACTCGCGCAGCTTGGAGGCCGGGGTGTTCTATGCCTACAAGAGCCTCTTCCATCCGATCTACCAGGTGCTCGAACAGCGCTCGGGCGACATGGGCGCAAGCCTGCGCTATGTCGATGATCGCGCATGGAGCGGCCGCGACAACCGGCTGGTGTTGGGCACGACGCTGCAGCGCGGCCAGATCGACGACGACCGCTTCCTCAACGTCAGCGGCAACAAGGGCGCGCGCAGCGGAGAGTCCGAGCAGACGGCGACGACCAACGCGGTGTTCGGCGAGATCCAGCATGCCTTCCTGCCGGACACCCGCGCGATCATCGGAGGGCAATACGCCTGGGCCGACCGACGTCTCAAGGACCTCTACCTCGCGGATCGCGTCGACAACAGCTTTGACGCCGACTACAGCCATTTCTCGCCCAAGGTCGGCGTCCTGCACGAGCTGACGCCGGCGGTCCAGCTCTACGCCAACTGGAGCCGCAGCTTCGAGCCGCCCAGCTTCGGCGAGCTTGCCGGCGGACCCAACATCACCCAGGTCGACGCGCAGCGCGCGAGCACGCTGGAGGTAGGTTCGCGGGGCCATTGGCAAGGCGCAGGGCTGGCGCTCGACTGGGATGCCTCGCTCTATGCGGCGCGGGTGCGCGACGAATTGCTCTCGCTCTCGGACGCCAACGGCAATCCCCTGGGCACGGTGAATGCCGATCGCACCCAGCACGAAGGGCTGGAGCTGGGACTCGAAGCGCGCCTTGCAGAGCATTGGCGCCTGCGGGCCAAGCTACTGGCCAATCGTTTCCGTTTCGATGACGACCCCGTCTATGGCAACAAACGGCTCGCTGGCATCCCGGATCGCTCGGGCAGCCTGGAGTTGCTGTACACCGGCGTCGCGGGACTCTACGCCGGGCCGGTGCTGCAAGGCGCTTCGGGTTCTTGGGTGGATCACGCGAACACGCTGCGTGCCTCGGGCTACGGCCTGCTCGGCTTCAAGCTCGGCCAGCGTCCGGAGAAGGGGCTGGCCTGGTTCGTCGAGGGCCGCAACCTGCTCGATCGCACCTATGTCGCCACCACCGGTGTCATGGCCGATGCCAAGGGCATGGACCAACGCCAGTTCTACCCGGGCGACGGCGTCGCCTGGTATGCCGGCCTCGAATATCCCTTCTGA
- a CDS encoding YcnI family protein: MKRLILAATAALGLGGAAQAHVVLLDKEAEAGSYFRVTLQVGHGCQGEATIGLEVTVPAGVAVARPMPKTGWKIEIEEGDFERPAMVHGKAVTSGVKRVRWVGGNLPDAWYDEFVMQVKLPEEAGVLAFPVIQRCGELHADWVELARDGKVPAYPAPALMVRPKAASAHAGH, encoded by the coding sequence ATGAAGCGACTCATCCTCGCCGCAACCGCGGCCCTTGGCCTCGGCGGCGCCGCGCAGGCCCACGTTGTACTGCTCGACAAGGAAGCCGAGGCGGGCAGTTATTTCCGCGTGACCCTGCAGGTCGGACACGGCTGTCAGGGCGAGGCGACGATCGGGCTGGAAGTGACCGTGCCGGCGGGCGTCGCGGTTGCACGTCCGATGCCGAAGACGGGCTGGAAGATCGAGATCGAGGAGGGCGACTTCGAGCGACCGGCGATGGTGCATGGCAAAGCGGTCACCAGCGGCGTCAAGCGCGTGCGCTGGGTTGGCGGCAACCTGCCCGACGCCTGGTACGACGAATTCGTGATGCAGGTGAAGCTGCCAGAGGAGGCGGGAGTGCTGGCCTTTCCCGTCATCCAGCGCTGCGGCGAGCTGCATGCGGACTGGGTCGAGTTGGCGCGGGATGGCAAGGTACCGGCCTATCCCGCACCGGCGCTGATGGTGCGGCCCAAGGCTGCTTCCGCCCACGCTGGACACTGA
- a CDS encoding ABC transporter ATP-binding protein/permease has translation MDWNQELLNSALWLLKAYAITLVGFAALIVALARFTVWGRQFWAISGGYFSPKRSWKPLAGLALMLLFVLFAVRMNVLFSYWYNGFYSALQGLDQKGFWFYMKLFAILATVHVARALLNAYIRGSFTIHWRTWLNARLVDQWMDQRGYYLGRFVQPGMDNPEQRIQQDVTSIATDTLTLGLGLVQAAVSIFAFTGILWGLSAPMHVWDYEVPRAMVFLVYIYVIIASVFAFKIGRPLIQLNFLNEKLNASYRYVLMRVREYGENVALYRGEAVEKRGLFASFAQVIANAWAMLWRGLKFDGYNLAISQVAVIFPFLIQAPRLFTGQIKLGDVMQTSQAFDQVQDALSFFRTSYDAFATYRAALVRLDGFQRNMAGAAELRLPALRENPDALEVDGLTVQRPDGKVLAQQVQIALRAGDSLLIRGPSGAGKTTLLRSLAGLWPFAQGSAARPGGDATLFLSQKPYLPIGSLRDALAYPSDQVDAQRAREILGKVQLGHLADRLESDEDWALQLSPGEQQRLAFGRVLANRPALVFLDEATSAVDTGLEHSLYTLLRQELPQTMVVSVGHRETLLPFHASALTLKGDGTWSAEALSAGA, from the coding sequence GTGGACTGGAATCAGGAACTTCTCAATAGTGCGTTGTGGCTGCTAAAGGCCTATGCGATCACGCTGGTCGGGTTCGCCGCGCTGATCGTGGCGCTGGCGCGCTTCACGGTGTGGGGGCGGCAATTCTGGGCGATTAGTGGGGGTTACTTCTCGCCCAAGCGGAGCTGGAAACCGCTCGCGGGCCTGGCGCTGATGCTCTTGTTCGTCCTGTTCGCGGTGCGGATGAACGTGCTGTTCTCGTACTGGTACAACGGCTTCTACAGCGCGCTACAGGGACTGGACCAGAAGGGCTTCTGGTTCTACATGAAGCTTTTCGCGATCCTCGCTACGGTGCATGTGGCCCGCGCCCTGCTCAATGCTTACATCCGCGGCAGCTTCACGATCCATTGGCGCACCTGGCTCAACGCACGGCTGGTGGATCAGTGGATGGACCAGCGCGGCTACTACCTCGGGCGTTTCGTGCAGCCGGGCATGGACAACCCCGAGCAGCGGATCCAGCAGGACGTGACCAGCATCGCGACCGACACGCTGACGCTGGGCCTCGGTCTCGTGCAGGCGGCCGTCTCGATCTTCGCCTTCACCGGCATCCTGTGGGGTCTCTCCGCGCCGATGCATGTGTGGGACTACGAAGTGCCGCGCGCGATGGTCTTCCTCGTCTACATCTACGTGATCATCGCCTCGGTCTTCGCCTTCAAGATCGGCCGCCCCTTGATCCAGTTGAATTTCCTCAACGAGAAGCTCAACGCGAGCTACCGCTATGTGCTGATGCGGGTGCGCGAATACGGCGAGAACGTCGCGCTTTATCGCGGCGAGGCAGTCGAGAAGCGGGGACTTTTCGCGAGCTTCGCACAGGTAATCGCCAACGCCTGGGCGATGCTCTGGCGAGGCCTGAAGTTCGACGGCTACAACCTCGCGATCAGCCAGGTCGCCGTGATCTTCCCCTTCCTGATCCAGGCGCCGCGCCTCTTCACCGGGCAGATCAAGCTCGGCGATGTCATGCAGACAAGTCAGGCCTTCGACCAGGTGCAGGACGCACTCTCCTTCTTCCGTACGTCCTACGATGCCTTCGCTACTTACCGCGCCGCCCTCGTCCGTCTCGACGGCTTCCAGCGCAATATGGCCGGCGCGGCCGAGTTGCGGCTGCCGGCGCTGCGCGAGAACCCGGACGCCCTCGAAGTCGACGGCCTGACGGTGCAGCGCCCCGACGGCAAGGTGCTGGCGCAGCAAGTGCAGATTGCCCTGCGTGCGGGCGACAGCCTGTTGATTCGCGGCCCCTCCGGCGCTGGCAAAACGACCCTGCTGCGCAGCCTCGCTGGTCTCTGGCCCTTCGCGCAGGGCAGCGCCGCGCGGCCCGGCGGCGACGCGACCCTGTTCCTCTCGCAGAAGCCCTACCTGCCCATCGGGAGTCTGCGCGACGCGCTCGCGTATCCGTCGGACCAGGTCGACGCGCAGCGGGCGCGCGAGATCCTGGGCAAGGTGCAGCTCGGCCACCTCGCCGATCGTCTGGAAAGTGACGAGGACTGGGCGCTGCAACTCTCCCCGGGCGAACAGCAACGGCTCGCCTTCGGCCGCGTGCTGGCCAATCGACCGGCACTCGTCTTCCTCGACGAGGCGACCTCCGCCGTCGACACTGGCCTGGAACACAGCCTCTACACCTTGCTGCGCCAGGAGCTGCCGCAGACCATGGTGGTCAGCGTGGGCCACCGCGAAACGCTGCTGCCTTTCCACGCCAGTGCCCTGACCCTGAAGGGTGACGGCACCTGGTCGGCCGAAGCGCTTAGCGCAGGCGCCTGA
- a CDS encoding IS481 family transposase — MNTHKNARLTYLRRLEMVQDITERGLPVPQAAACHGVSAVTARKWLGRYLAGGAAALLDKSSRPERSPRAIAPDVALTIVELRRKLFLQARIASYMGVSRATVSRVLRRAGLSRLSDLQPPEPVQRYERDTPGELLHLDIKKLGRFEHTGHRITGERQHRSRHCGWEYLFVAIDDHSRTAFTQLYPDERRSSAIAFLRAAHDYFKTLGVPIQRLITDNGSAFRSHAFGHACVELGITQKFTRAYRPQTNGKAERFIQSALREWAYGHAYQNSHERGTALTLWNHYYNWHRPHYGIGCHVPMARLSEHANNVLTLHS, encoded by the coding sequence ATGAACACCCATAAGAATGCCCGACTGACGTATCTGCGTCGCCTGGAGATGGTCCAGGACATTACCGAACGTGGGCTGCCAGTCCCGCAGGCAGCGGCGTGTCACGGCGTAAGCGCGGTGACCGCGCGCAAGTGGCTGGGCCGCTATCTGGCCGGTGGTGCTGCGGCCCTGCTCGACAAGTCCTCGCGCCCCGAGCGCTCGCCGCGCGCGATCGCCCCGGACGTGGCGCTGACGATCGTCGAGCTGCGTCGCAAGCTCTTCTTGCAGGCCCGCATTGCGAGCTACATGGGCGTGTCGCGCGCCACCGTGAGCCGCGTCCTGCGCCGCGCAGGGCTGTCTCGACTGAGCGATCTGCAGCCGCCCGAGCCGGTGCAGCGCTACGAGCGCGACACGCCCGGCGAACTGCTGCACCTCGACATCAAGAAACTCGGCCGCTTCGAGCACACTGGCCATCGGATTACCGGCGAGCGTCAGCATCGAAGTCGGCACTGCGGCTGGGAATATCTGTTCGTGGCCATCGACGACCACAGCCGCACGGCCTTCACCCAGCTCTATCCGGACGAGCGCCGCTCCAGTGCCATCGCCTTCCTGCGCGCGGCCCACGACTACTTCAAGACCCTGGGCGTGCCAATCCAGCGGCTGATCACCGACAACGGGTCCGCCTTCCGCTCCCACGCCTTTGGACACGCCTGTGTCGAACTGGGCATCACGCAGAAGTTCACGCGCGCCTACCGCCCACAGACCAACGGCAAGGCCGAACGCTTCATCCAGTCCGCCCTACGAGAATGGGCCTACGGCCACGCTTACCAGAATTCTCATGAGCGCGGCACGGCTCTGACCCTTTGGAATCACTACTACAACTGGCACCGCCCGCATTACGGCATCGGATGCCATGTACCTATGGCCCGTCTCTCAGAACACGCAAACAACGTCTTGACTCTTCACAGCTAG
- a CDS encoding IS3 family transposase (programmed frameshift), with the protein MEVLSGPERRRRWSADEKLAMVRESFEPGKTVSMVARQHGVNPNQLFHWRKLYQDGSLSAVSAGEEVVPASELSDALKQIRELQRLLGKKTMENEILREAVEVMKSRKLDCALALIAGGRPVKPVCDVLGVARSNMTAKLARSADWRDRRTARVTDDAGLVGEIRLAVADLPSYGYRRVWALLRRERERQGAAPVNAKRVYRVMREHALLLERKPKHPHIERRHDGRVAVDNSNQRWCSDGFEFRCDNGEPLRVTFALDCCDREAMSWVASTGGYSADGVRDVMLAAVEQRFGHALKAPSEIEWLTDNGSGYIAHRTRAFAAQIGLKPLTTPVSSPQSNGMAESFVKTMKRDYIAFMPKPDVPTAMRNLAIAFEHYNEFHPHSALGYRTPREFRRRTGSSTQG; encoded by the exons ATGGAAGTGTTGAGCGGGCCGGAGCGCCGGCGCAGATGGTCGGCGGACGAGAAGCTGGCCATGGTTCGAGAGAGCTTCGAGCCCGGGAAGACGGTCTCGATGGTGGCGCGCCAACACGGCGTGAATCCAAATCAGCTATTCCACTGGCGCAAGCTCTACCAGGACGGCAGCCTGTCGGCGGTCAGCGCTGGTGAGGAAGTGGTCCCCGCCTCGGAGCTGAGCGACGCACTCAAGCAAATCCGGGAACTGCAGCGACTGCTCGGCAAGAAGACCATGGAGAACGAGATTCTTCGTGAGGCTGTGGAGGTGATGAAGTCGCGAAAAT TGGATTGCGCGCTCGCCCTCATTGCCGGGGGACGACCAGTGAAACCGGTCTGCGATGTCCTTGGCGTAGCGCGCTCGAACATGACGGCAAAGCTTGCGCGGTCCGCCGACTGGCGTGACCGGCGCACCGCGCGGGTCACGGATGACGCCGGTCTGGTCGGGGAAATCCGGCTCGCTGTCGCGGATTTGCCCAGCTACGGCTACCGACGCGTCTGGGCGCTCTTGCGTCGGGAGCGCGAGCGCCAGGGCGCGGCCCCGGTTAATGCCAAGCGGGTCTATCGGGTCATGCGTGAGCACGCCCTGCTGCTCGAACGCAAGCCCAAGCACCCACACATTGAGCGCCGGCACGATGGACGTGTCGCGGTCGACAACAGCAACCAACGCTGGTGCTCGGACGGCTTCGAGTTCCGCTGCGACAATGGTGAGCCGTTGCGTGTGACCTTCGCGCTCGATTGCTGCGACCGGGAAGCCATGAGCTGGGTGGCGAGCACGGGCGGATACAGCGCCGACGGGGTTCGAGACGTGATGCTGGCCGCTGTCGAACAACGCTTTGGCCATGCACTTAAGGCGCCTTCAGAAATCGAATGGCTGACCGACAACGGCTCGGGCTACATCGCACATCGGACGCGGGCATTTGCGGCACAGATTGGCTTGAAGCCGCTCACCACGCCGGTGAGCAGTCCGCAAAGCAACGGCATGGCCGAGAGCTTCGTGAAGACGATGAAACGCGACTACATCGCCTTCATGCCCAAGCCGGACGTGCCGACTGCGATGCGAAATCTGGCCATCGCCTTCGAGCACTACAACGAGTTTCATCCCCACAGCGCGCTCGGATACCGCACGCCACGCGAGTTCCGCCGCAGGACCGGTTCATCAACTCAAGGGTGA
- a CDS encoding DUF2345 domain-containing protein, which produces MAKASSCAPRAGASRAPKGLLLSGSARSSATSTQMDAQQAAGQLKGAAQLVQHLTDAAAQSKAKPPARTDVLDQFAQRIQPEPPPADGTDATDRALKPFEAPALLMEAPASIALTTPHSTTVFAGQHLVASVQEDLHLAAQHTASFIAAKIKSLYTHAGGITAISANDPLSLRAHDDKLEVLADQSVTLTSSSDEVHVLAQSKIVLEAGQSSVTLEGGNITFACPGNFTVKGASKVLAGGGSAAAALRALPQAQSYVTAAEKDDPPSLVGRPAPVATEVRAISLDSPLDDGSANDGSGTNTQKGMVFGHTYAFSVKSYTNNAPSDLGTIKWKLRYTSPASSKNTQIEKFLVATGDKVEITIRDRDMCGCDVAIIAYIEDPDGGGSLTLFQHNRYRWFDSKKNDKQVEIGFAPVTPDTASPLS; this is translated from the coding sequence GTGGCGAAGGCTTCGAGCTGCGCACCGCGGGCTGGAGCGTCGCGCGCGCCCAAAGGCCTGCTGTTGTCGGGCAGCGCCCGCAGCTCGGCCACGTCCACGCAGATGGACGCGCAACAGGCCGCGGGCCAGCTCAAAGGCGCAGCTCAGCTCGTGCAGCACCTCACCGATGCCGCCGCGCAGTCCAAGGCCAAGCCTCCGGCCCGCACGGATGTCCTCGACCAGTTCGCGCAGCGGATCCAGCCCGAGCCGCCGCCTGCCGACGGCACCGACGCCACGGACCGGGCGCTCAAGCCCTTCGAGGCCCCGGCGCTGCTCATGGAAGCCCCCGCCAGCATCGCCCTGACGACGCCCCACAGCACCACGGTCTTCGCCGGACAACACCTGGTCGCCAGCGTGCAGGAAGACCTCCACCTCGCCGCCCAACACACCGCCAGCTTCATCGCCGCAAAGATCAAGAGCCTCTACACGCACGCCGGCGGCATCACCGCCATCTCCGCCAACGACCCGCTCAGCCTGCGCGCCCACGACGACAAACTCGAAGTCCTCGCCGACCAGAGCGTCACCCTGACCAGTTCTTCCGACGAAGTGCACGTCCTCGCGCAATCGAAGATCGTGCTCGAGGCAGGGCAATCCTCCGTGACGCTGGAGGGCGGCAATATCACCTTTGCGTGCCCGGGGAACTTTACGGTGAAGGGGGCGAGCAAGGTGTTAGCGGGGGGAGGCAGCGCCGCTGCAGCCCTGAGAGCGCTCCCACAAGCGCAAAGTTATGTGACAGCGGCCGAGAAAGACGACCCTCCCTCGCTCGTGGGGAGACCCGCTCCAGTAGCCACAGAAGTACGCGCCATCTCGCTGGACTCTCCGCTGGACGACGGATCCGCGAACGACGGATCCGGCACAAACACTCAGAAAGGAATGGTGTTCGGACACACCTACGCGTTCTCGGTGAAGAGCTATACCAACAATGCTCCGTCGGACCTCGGAACCATCAAATGGAAGCTCCGCTACACCAGCCCGGCGAGTTCCAAGAACACTCAGATTGAGAAATTCCTGGTCGCTACGGGTGACAAGGTCGAAATAACGATCCGCGACCGGGACATGTGCGGCTGCGACGTTGCCATCATTGCCTACATCGAAGATCCAGACGGGGGAGGATCGCTCACTCTGTTCCAGCACAATCGCTATCGCTGGTTTGACTCTAAGAAGAACGACAAGCAGGTCGAAATTGGATTTGCCCCTGTAACTCCGGACACCGCCTCACCCTTGAGTTGA
- a CDS encoding type VI secretion system Vgr family protein — MSKQAFPAFDGGAALRDLAEAFTAFSVSQRARLIAVSSPQAGSLIAERFVGREALSEPYAFDIDCLSNDAYLDIGALLGEPVTLRLLLADGTSTRTWHGLITEASQLGADGALARYRLRSEPWLALLGHRRTSRIFQDKTIEEILGEVFAYYPAARFSFRLNAALQPRSLCVQYRETDLAFVQRLLASEGLSYSFEHDQDTAGEDGGTRDEQPHTQHELVIFDAREPVPVCAQAEIRYHRANATEASDSIQAWRLRQTVTSNAVTLASWDYKQLVATHAEAELDAEPLGGLGDVPALEDYAGDGAYRFPNGERAEHVTDHHAADHALQAQRFLAEGTVRQLAPFTRFSLLQHGLLEGGASDFTVLSVRHEAANNLSMGVEQARLPGDLENGSYRNQAECVAAAQTIVPRPLAKPRMPGLQTAIVVGTQDATARLGTSSDRDHRVKVQFPWQRGGTPLSEAMAREDERATHDETNGTWLRVASMLAGPNWGGAFVPRVGSEVLVDFIDGDPDRPLVVAQLYNGEDAPPWPAGEDSGANHGGAVSGIHAPTLDGTGWSQWQIDDTQGQSRSRVATSFAASQLELGHLISHGPTGGQRGTWRGEGFELRTAGWSVARAPKGLLLSGSARASATSTQMDAQQAAGQLKGAAQLVQHLTDAAAQSKAKPPARTDVLDQFAQRIQPEPPPADGTDATDRALKPFEAPALLMEAPASIALTTPHSTTVFAGQHLVASVQEDLHLAAQHTASFIAAKIKSLYTHAGGITAISANDPLSLRAHDDKLEVLADQSVTLTSSSDEVHVLAQSKIALQAGQSSVTLEGGNITFACPGNFTVKGASKALTAGGSGSAEFPFLPSGSMGTTVSSLLSPQPKEEPNWIEIDHKDAERQPMAGQRYKIFFEGGAVIAGALDAKGHARHDGVPPKGLRVEYEPREPEPEKPWDALQKAVDAARSKLA, encoded by the coding sequence ATGTCCAAACAGGCGTTCCCGGCCTTCGACGGGGGAGCAGCACTCCGGGATCTGGCAGAGGCCTTCACCGCATTCAGCGTCTCGCAGCGCGCCCGCCTGATCGCCGTCAGCAGTCCGCAGGCCGGTTCACTGATCGCCGAACGCTTCGTTGGCAGGGAGGCCCTCTCCGAACCCTATGCCTTCGACATCGACTGCCTTTCCAACGACGCCTATCTCGACATCGGCGCCCTGCTCGGCGAGCCGGTCACGCTGCGCCTGCTGCTGGCCGACGGCACCAGTACCCGCACCTGGCACGGCCTGATCACCGAAGCCTCGCAACTCGGCGCCGACGGCGCACTCGCCCGCTACCGGCTACGCAGCGAACCCTGGCTGGCCTTGCTCGGCCATCGGCGCACCAGCCGCATCTTCCAGGACAAGACGATCGAGGAGATCCTCGGCGAAGTCTTCGCGTACTACCCTGCGGCCCGTTTCAGCTTCCGCCTCAATGCGGCGCTGCAGCCGCGCAGCCTCTGCGTCCAGTATCGCGAGACGGACCTCGCCTTCGTGCAGCGACTGCTCGCCTCGGAAGGGCTGAGCTACAGCTTCGAGCATGACCAGGACACCGCGGGTGAAGACGGCGGCACCCGCGACGAGCAGCCGCACACCCAGCACGAACTCGTCATCTTCGATGCGCGCGAACCCGTGCCCGTCTGCGCCCAGGCCGAGATCCGCTACCACCGCGCCAACGCAACCGAGGCCTCGGACAGCATCCAGGCCTGGCGGCTTCGGCAGACCGTGACGAGCAACGCGGTCACGCTCGCCTCCTGGGACTACAAGCAACTCGTGGCGACGCACGCGGAAGCGGAGCTCGACGCCGAACCGCTGGGCGGTCTGGGCGACGTGCCGGCGCTGGAGGACTACGCCGGCGACGGCGCCTATCGCTTCCCGAATGGAGAGCGCGCGGAGCACGTCACCGACCATCACGCCGCGGACCATGCCCTGCAGGCCCAGCGCTTCCTCGCCGAAGGCACCGTCCGGCAACTGGCACCCTTCACGCGCTTCAGCCTGCTCCAGCACGGCCTGCTGGAGGGCGGTGCGAGCGACTTCACCGTGCTCTCGGTCAGACATGAAGCCGCCAACAACCTGAGCATGGGCGTCGAACAGGCCCGCCTGCCCGGCGACCTGGAGAATGGCAGCTACCGCAACCAGGCCGAATGCGTCGCCGCGGCCCAAACCATCGTGCCGCGTCCGCTCGCCAAGCCGCGCATGCCCGGCCTGCAGACCGCCATCGTGGTCGGCACCCAGGACGCAACCGCCCGCCTCGGCACCAGCAGCGATCGTGATCACCGGGTCAAGGTCCAGTTCCCCTGGCAGCGCGGCGGGACACCGCTGTCTGAGGCGATGGCACGCGAGGATGAACGCGCCACGCACGACGAGACCAACGGCACCTGGCTGCGCGTCGCCAGCATGCTCGCCGGGCCCAACTGGGGCGGCGCTTTCGTACCGCGGGTGGGCTCCGAAGTGCTGGTCGACTTCATTGACGGCGATCCCGACCGTCCGCTTGTGGTCGCCCAGCTCTACAACGGCGAGGACGCTCCGCCCTGGCCTGCGGGCGAAGACAGCGGCGCCAACCACGGCGGCGCAGTGAGCGGCATCCACGCCCCCACGCTCGACGGCACGGGCTGGAGCCAGTGGCAGATCGACGACACGCAGGGCCAGAGCCGCAGCCGCGTCGCCACCAGCTTCGCCGCGAGCCAGCTCGAACTCGGCCATCTCATCAGCCATGGCCCCACCGGCGGCCAGCGCGGCACCTGGCGTGGCGAAGGCTTCGAGCTGCGCACCGCGGGCTGGAGCGTCGCGCGCGCGCCCAAAGGCCTGCTGCTGTCGGGCAGCGCCCGCGCCTCGGCCACTTCCACGCAGATGGACGCGCAACAGGCCGCGGGCCAGCTCAAAGGCGCAGCTCAGCTCGTCCAGCACCTCACCGATGCCGCCGCGCAGTCCAAGGCCAAGCCTCCGGCCCGCACGGATGTCCTCGACCAGTTCGCGCAGCGGATCCAGCCCGAGCCGCCGCCTGCCGACGGCACCGACGCCACGGACCGGGCGCTCAAGCCCTTCGAGGCCCCGGCGCTGCTCATGGAAGCCCCCGCCAGCATCGCCCTGACGACGCCCCACAGCACCACGGTCTTCGCCGGGCAACACCTCGTCGCCAGCGTGCAGGAAGACCTGCACCTCGCCGCCCAGCACACCGCCAGCTTCATCGCCGCAAAGATCAAGAGCCTCTACACGCACGCCGGCGGCATCACCGCCATCTCCGCCAACGACCCGCTCAGCCTGCGCGCCCACGACGACAAACTCGAAGTCCTCGCCGACCAGAGCGTCACCCTGACCAGCTCTTCCGACGAAGTGCACGTCCTCGCGCAATCGAAGATCGCGCTCCAGGCCGGGCAGTCCTCCGTAACGCTCGAGGGCGGAAACATCACCTTTGCGTGCCCGGGAAACTTCACGGTGAAGGGGGCGAGCAAGGCGTTGACGGCGGGCGGATCGGGTAGCGCCGAATTCCCTTTCCTGCCCAGCGGGAGCATGGGCACCACCGTCTCCAGTCTGCTCAGCCCTCAACCCAAAGAAGAGCCGAACTGGATCGAGATCGATCACAAGGATGCTGAGCGCCAACCCATGGCGGGTCAGAGATACAAGATCTTCTTCGAAGGCGGCGCCGTCATTGCCGGAGCACTCGACGCCAAGGGTCATGCACGCCACGACGGCGTGCCACCCAAAGGACTGCGGGTCGAATACGAGCCGCGCGAACCCGAGCCTGAAAAGCCTTGGGATGCACTCCAAAAGGCCGTCGACGCCGCACGCAGCAAACTCGCCTGA